In one window of Nocardia brasiliensis DNA:
- a CDS encoding Dyp-type peroxidase: protein MAERTGARPGLNRRRLLGGGAAAAGAAGLGWGALASTGRDEPEPAAIEPFYGPHQAGVATAPQAQATFVGFEMRPGVTRDDIIGILKIWTGDAARLTQGRPALADTEPELAQRPSRLTVTIGLGPAVFAGLPQRRPGWLRPLPPFAIDRLEPAWSDGDLLLQVCADEATTVSHAVRVLCRSVASLVRVRWVQRGFRDAAPGRTPRNLMGQVDGTVNIAPGTPDFDRLVWDDGAAQPWLAGGTSLVLRRIAMTLDTWDEIDQEGRELTVGRTVATGAPLTGTDEFDEPDFAAVDANGIAVIPPSSHIARAHHTHDGERFLRRGYNYDDAPAPGQISNSGLLFAAYQRDVDAQFLPVQQRLAEFDALNVWTTPVGSAVFVIPPGVAEPGGYVGQSLFES, encoded by the coding sequence GTGGCTGAGCGGACCGGCGCGCGGCCGGGCCTGAACCGCCGCCGCCTGCTCGGTGGCGGCGCCGCCGCGGCGGGCGCGGCGGGACTCGGGTGGGGCGCGCTCGCGTCGACCGGTCGTGACGAGCCGGAACCCGCCGCGATCGAACCGTTCTATGGACCGCACCAGGCCGGTGTCGCGACCGCGCCGCAGGCGCAGGCGACGTTCGTCGGGTTCGAGATGCGGCCGGGCGTCACCCGCGACGACATCATCGGCATCTTGAAGATCTGGACCGGTGATGCGGCCCGCCTCACTCAGGGCCGCCCGGCCTTGGCGGACACCGAACCCGAACTCGCGCAACGTCCGTCCCGGCTCACCGTCACCATCGGACTGGGGCCCGCGGTGTTCGCGGGCCTGCCGCAGCGTCGTCCGGGTTGGTTGCGCCCGTTGCCGCCGTTCGCGATCGATCGCCTCGAACCGGCCTGGTCCGATGGCGATCTGCTGCTACAGGTGTGCGCGGACGAGGCGACGACCGTGTCGCACGCGGTGCGCGTGCTGTGCCGCAGTGTGGCGTCGCTGGTGCGGGTGCGCTGGGTGCAGCGCGGTTTCCGCGATGCCGCGCCGGGTCGCACCCCGCGCAACCTGATGGGTCAGGTGGACGGGACCGTGAACATCGCCCCGGGCACGCCCGATTTCGATCGGCTGGTGTGGGACGACGGCGCCGCGCAACCCTGGCTGGCCGGCGGCACCTCGCTGGTGCTGCGCCGGATCGCGATGACGCTGGACACCTGGGACGAAATCGACCAGGAGGGAAGGGAACTCACCGTCGGCCGGACCGTCGCGACGGGCGCGCCGCTCACCGGCACCGACGAGTTCGACGAGCCGGATTTCGCCGCGGTCGACGCGAACGGCATTGCGGTCATCCCGCCGTCCTCGCATATCGCCCGTGCGCATCACACGCATGACGGGGAACGGTTCCTGCGCCGCGGCTACAACTACGACGACGCCCCGGCACCCGGCCAGATCTCGAACTCGGGCCTGCTGTTCGCCGCGTACCAGCGCGACGTGGACGCGCAGTTCCTGCCGGTGCAGCAGCGGCTCGCTGAGTTCGACGCGCTCAATGTGTGGACTACGCCCGTGGGTTCGGCGGTGTTCGTCATTCCGCCGGGGGTCGCCGAGCCGGGCGGGTATGTCGGGCAGTCGTTGTTCGAGTCGTGA
- a CDS encoding HdeD family acid-resistance protein encodes MTTNSVLEGPLQSLARSAWQTILVTGILSVILGVIILAWPGVTLLAAGVLFGIYLVVSGFLQLMAAFGAPTGTGLRVLAFVSGVLSIAIGVFCFRDELTSILLLAIWIGIGWLFRGVAAVMIALSEPDVPGRWLSVFFGVLTVIAGIVLIAWPLSSVATLAVVVGVWLVVLGIMEIITALGVRKDAKRLQHSGL; translated from the coding sequence ATGACGACAAACAGCGTGCTCGAGGGTCCTCTGCAGTCTCTTGCCCGCAGTGCGTGGCAAACAATTCTGGTCACCGGCATCCTCTCGGTGATCCTCGGTGTGATCATTCTCGCCTGGCCCGGCGTCACCCTGCTCGCCGCGGGGGTGCTGTTCGGGATCTACCTGGTGGTCAGCGGCTTTCTGCAGCTGATGGCCGCCTTCGGCGCGCCGACCGGTACCGGGTTGCGGGTGCTCGCCTTCGTCAGCGGCGTGCTGTCCATCGCGATCGGCGTGTTCTGCTTCCGGGACGAGCTGACTTCGATTCTGCTGCTTGCGATCTGGATCGGGATCGGCTGGTTGTTCCGCGGCGTCGCGGCGGTGATGATCGCGCTGTCCGAACCGGACGTGCCCGGCCGCTGGCTGAGCGTGTTCTTCGGTGTGCTCACCGTTATCGCGGGCATCGTATTGATCGCGTGGCCGCTGTCGTCGGTGGCCACGCTGGCCGTCGTGGTGGGGGTGTGGCTGGTCGTGCTCGGCATCATGGAGATCATCACGGCGCTCGGAGTTCGTAAGGACGCCAAGCGGCTTCAGCATTCCGGTCTCTGA
- a CDS encoding VOC family protein: protein MTSRLNPYLSFGDTARAALEFYRDVFGGTLTISTFGEFSDQQAPGAELVMHGVLETPSGFTLMAADTPPGMEYKPGSSISISLSGSDAAELRGYWERLSTAGTVSVPLEKQMWGDEFGMCQDRFGIGWMVNIVAAADAVADTSR, encoded by the coding sequence ATGACCTCCCGGCTCAACCCGTACCTCAGTTTCGGCGACACGGCCCGCGCAGCCCTGGAGTTCTATCGCGACGTGTTCGGCGGCACTCTGACCATCAGCACCTTCGGCGAATTCAGCGACCAGCAGGCGCCCGGCGCCGAGCTGGTCATGCACGGCGTCCTGGAGACCCCGAGCGGGTTCACCCTGATGGCGGCCGACACCCCGCCCGGCATGGAATACAAACCGGGAAGCAGCATTTCGATCAGCCTGAGCGGTTCCGACGCCGCGGAGCTGCGCGGCTACTGGGAGCGACTCTCGACCGCGGGCACGGTCTCGGTGCCGCTGGAGAAGCAGATGTGGGGTGACGAGTTCGGCATGTGCCAGGACCGCTTCGGTATCGGCTGGATGGTGAACATCGTCGCCGCGGCGGACGCGGTGGCCGACACTTCGCGCTAG
- a CDS encoding glycosyltransferase family 9 protein: MAVVLVLQARGLGDLLTAVPALRALRRARPHDRIVLAAPPRLKPIVDLIASVDAMVPTADAGALRWDAPGPQLAVNLHGPSTESIVALEKTDPGRILSYRNPAFPELSGPQWQPDLHNVDRWCHLLESDGIVADRRNLGLVPPVSTTSHRDCVVVHVGAGAPARRWPPDRFAAVVRHLLVLGRDVVLTGDEYEREIALNIAARAGLPIGRVLAGEQNLTELAATVAEASLVVCGDTGVAHLATAFGTRTVLLFGPTPPRWGGPPPHLLNRHAVLWAGQLGDPYADTPDPGLLRIGVTEVIGAVDKQLSKRNWPGTGTQQSRRTPFRRVG; this comes from the coding sequence GTGGCGGTTGTACTCGTGCTGCAGGCACGTGGGCTCGGTGATCTGCTCACCGCGGTCCCGGCGCTTCGTGCGCTGCGTCGTGCCAGGCCGCACGACCGCATCGTGCTCGCCGCGCCGCCTCGCCTGAAGCCCATCGTCGATCTCATCGCCTCCGTCGACGCGATGGTGCCGACCGCCGACGCGGGTGCCCTGCGCTGGGACGCCCCAGGGCCGCAGCTGGCCGTGAACCTACACGGACCGAGCACGGAAAGCATTGTCGCACTGGAGAAGACCGACCCGGGGCGCATTCTGAGCTACCGCAATCCCGCCTTCCCGGAACTGTCCGGCCCGCAATGGCAGCCGGACCTGCACAACGTGGACCGCTGGTGCCACCTGCTGGAGTCCGACGGGATCGTCGCGGATCGGCGCAACCTCGGCCTGGTCCCGCCGGTCTCCACCACCAGCCACCGGGATTGCGTCGTCGTGCACGTGGGCGCGGGGGCGCCCGCCCGACGCTGGCCGCCCGACCGGTTCGCCGCCGTCGTCCGGCACCTGCTGGTGCTCGGCCGCGACGTGGTGCTCACCGGTGACGAATACGAACGCGAGATCGCGCTGAACATCGCCGCGCGCGCCGGACTGCCGATCGGCCGGGTACTGGCCGGGGAACAAAATCTGACCGAGCTGGCCGCCACCGTCGCGGAGGCGAGCCTGGTGGTCTGCGGCGACACCGGGGTCGCGCATCTGGCCACCGCCTTCGGCACCCGGACCGTCCTGCTCTTCGGCCCGACCCCGCCCCGCTGGGGCGGACCGCCGCCGCACCTGCTCAACCGCCACGCCGTGCTCTGGGCCGGGCAACTCGGCGACCCCTACGCCGACACCCCCGACCCCGGCCTGCTCCGCATCGGCGTCACCGAGGTGATCGGCGCGGTGGATAAACAACTCAGCAAGCGCAACTGGCCGGGCACCGGCACCCAGCAGTCCCGCCGCACCCCTTTTCGCCGCGTCGGCTGA
- a CDS encoding ArsR/SmtB family transcription factor, producing the protein MATKGVRALVALSDPTRRAIFEALPQAPRSVGELAELTGVTSSAVSQHLRVLREARLVLMRPDGTRRLYSLDPRGLSDARDYLDQFWPSAMAAYSAALQTARTTP; encoded by the coding sequence GTGGCAACTAAAGGAGTTCGTGCGCTTGTGGCGTTATCCGACCCGACTCGACGGGCCATCTTCGAGGCGCTCCCGCAGGCGCCTCGGTCGGTCGGCGAACTCGCCGAACTCACCGGCGTGACCAGCTCGGCGGTCTCGCAGCACCTACGCGTGCTGCGCGAGGCCCGCCTCGTGTTGATGCGTCCCGATGGCACCCGCCGCCTCTACTCCCTGGACCCGCGCGGCCTCAGCGACGCCCGCGACTATTTGGACCAGTTCTGGCCCAGCGCCATGGCCGCCTACTCCGCCGCGTTGCAAACGGCCCGCACTACGCCCTGA
- a CDS encoding M23 family metallopeptidase: MPVTVPLSSRRGATRTRRRRAATRAVAVSAVVSASLGVLAAADPTGAAGQLTAGARAAADTEVATQAAFTAFTPREAQMPQTVPESVVWEQHRMAVEAARPKTVRPIAGILTSTFGVRWGALHAGLDLADAIGTPIAAVTDGVVIEAGPASGFGMWVRVRQDDGTIGIYGHVNEILATVGQQVRAGDIIATVGNRGFSTGPHLHYEIHTASGEPIDPLPWLAGRGIDVLHNTP, translated from the coding sequence ATGCCCGTGACCGTTCCGTTATCTTCACGTCGGGGCGCGACCCGGACCCGACGCCGCCGCGCCGCCACCCGCGCGGTGGCCGTGTCCGCCGTCGTCAGTGCCTCGCTCGGGGTGCTCGCCGCCGCCGATCCGACCGGTGCCGCAGGTCAGCTGACCGCAGGCGCCCGCGCCGCCGCCGACACCGAGGTGGCCACCCAGGCCGCGTTCACCGCCTTCACCCCGCGCGAGGCCCAGATGCCGCAGACCGTCCCGGAAAGCGTCGTGTGGGAGCAGCACCGGATGGCCGTCGAGGCCGCGCGCCCCAAGACCGTCCGCCCCATCGCCGGCATCCTCACCTCCACCTTCGGCGTGCGCTGGGGCGCGCTGCACGCGGGCCTGGATCTTGCCGACGCGATCGGCACGCCCATCGCCGCGGTCACCGACGGCGTCGTGATCGAGGCAGGCCCGGCCAGCGGCTTCGGCATGTGGGTGCGGGTGCGGCAGGACGACGGAACCATCGGCATCTACGGCCACGTCAACGAGATCCTGGCCACCGTCGGCCAGCAGGTCCGCGCAGGCGACATCATCGCCACCGTCGGCAACCGCGGCTTCTCCACCGGCCCGCACCTGCACTACGAGATCCACACCGCGAGCGGCGAGCCGATCGACCCGCTGCCCTGGCTCGCGGGCCGCGGCATCGACGTCCTGCACAACACCCCGTAG
- a CDS encoding RNA polymerase-binding protein RbpA — translation MADRVLRGSRLGAVSYETDRDHDLAPRRIARYRTDNGEEFDVPFADDAEIPPTWLCRNGQEGNLIEGTTVETKKVKPPRTHWDMLLERRSKEELEELLKERLDLLKTRRRV, via the coding sequence ATGGCAGATCGCGTACTCCGGGGCAGTCGGCTCGGAGCGGTGAGCTACGAGACCGACCGCGACCACGACCTGGCGCCGCGTCGGATCGCCCGGTACCGCACCGACAACGGGGAAGAGTTCGACGTCCCCTTCGCCGACGACGCCGAGATCCCGCCGACCTGGCTGTGCCGCAACGGTCAGGAAGGCAACCTGATCGAGGGCACCACGGTCGAGACCAAGAAGGTCAAGCCGCCCCGCACCCACTGGGACATGCTGCTGGAACGCCGCAGCAAGGAAGAGCTCGAGGAACTCCTCAAGGAGCGCCTCGACCTGCTCAAGACCCGCCGTCGGGTGTAA
- a CDS encoding flavoprotein has protein sequence MNEQGRPVLYALVTGSSVAREVGTLVDLAKRDGWEVCVIASPDGLRFIDADDLAARTGHVVRSGYKEPDAPDALPPADGLIVAPITANSLAKWAAGISDTLPLGLLVEAVGLRLPVVAVPFANRALISFPPIGDAIRKLCEWGVTVLAEDPPHEPATGAQAAAGFPWSAAWHSLLHHPWRSA, from the coding sequence ATGAACGAACAGGGGCGCCCGGTTCTGTACGCGTTGGTGACAGGGTCGTCGGTGGCGCGCGAGGTCGGGACGCTGGTGGATTTGGCCAAGCGCGACGGCTGGGAGGTCTGTGTGATCGCCTCGCCGGATGGGCTGCGGTTCATCGACGCCGACGATCTGGCCGCGCGGACGGGACACGTCGTGCGCAGCGGCTACAAGGAACCGGACGCGCCGGACGCGCTGCCACCGGCCGACGGTCTGATCGTCGCGCCGATCACCGCGAACTCGCTGGCCAAGTGGGCCGCCGGGATCTCCGACACGCTGCCGCTCGGCCTGCTGGTCGAGGCCGTCGGCCTGCGGCTGCCGGTGGTCGCGGTGCCCTTCGCCAATCGCGCGCTGATCAGCTTTCCACCCATCGGCGACGCCATCCGCAAACTGTGCGAATGGGGTGTCACCGTGCTGGCCGAGGACCCACCCCACGAACCGGCCACCGGCGCCCAAGCCGCCGCCGGCTTCCCTTGGTCCGCCGCCTGGCACTCACTCCTGCACCACCCCTGGCGCTCGGCCTGA
- a CDS encoding ABC transporter permease codes for MFRDSAIVAYRNLLTILRVPTLLVTATIQPLMFVFLFAYIFGASLGGDQYREFLLAGIFTQTVAFNAAFTTVGLAGDLQKGIIDRMRTLPMSRLAVLMGRTLSDLVVNILSVAVMVGCGYLVGWRINGGIVDAALAFGIILLFAFAMSWVGALTGLISPTVEVAQSAGLIWMFPLSFISSAFISAETLPGPLRTVAEWNPITAVSAAGRKLFDNDAPPSFAPATGWAADHCVGYAIACSLVILAVAMPLALLRYRKVASH; via the coding sequence ATCTTCCGCGACAGCGCGATCGTCGCCTACCGCAACCTGCTGACCATTCTGCGGGTGCCGACCCTGCTGGTGACCGCCACCATCCAGCCGTTGATGTTCGTGTTCCTGTTCGCCTACATCTTCGGCGCCTCGCTGGGCGGTGACCAGTACCGGGAATTCCTGCTCGCCGGAATCTTCACCCAGACAGTGGCTTTCAACGCGGCCTTCACCACCGTCGGGCTCGCGGGTGACCTGCAGAAGGGCATCATCGACCGGATGCGCACCCTGCCCATGTCCCGGCTGGCCGTGCTGATGGGACGCACCCTGTCCGACCTGGTGGTCAACATCCTCAGCGTCGCCGTCATGGTCGGCTGCGGCTATCTGGTGGGCTGGCGGATCAACGGCGGGATCGTCGATGCCGCACTCGCTTTCGGCATCATCCTGCTCTTCGCCTTCGCCATGTCCTGGGTCGGCGCGCTCACCGGCCTGATCTCACCCACGGTCGAGGTGGCCCAGAGCGCCGGGCTGATCTGGATGTTCCCGCTGTCGTTCATCTCCTCGGCCTTCATCTCCGCCGAGACGCTGCCCGGCCCGTTGCGCACCGTCGCCGAGTGGAACCCCATCACGGCGGTCTCCGCCGCGGGCCGCAAGCTCTTCGACAACGACGCCCCGCCGTCGTTCGCGCCCGCCACCGGGTGGGCCGCCGATCATTGCGTCGGATATGCGATCGCCTGCTCGCTCGTCATCCTCGCGGTGGCGATGCCGCTGGCGCTGCTGCGCTATCGCAAGGTCGCCAGCCACTAG
- a CDS encoding ATP-binding cassette domain-containing protein — protein sequence MSLAVEVVGLVKHYGRIRVLDNIDLQIPSGTVMGLLGPNGAGKTTTVRIVTTLLRPDTGSVRVAGVDVLRNPGAARRRIGLSGQYAAVDANLSGFENLRMVARLYGMSPRQASARAAELLDAFGLEHAADRRAGTYSGGMARRLDLAGALVAKPAVVVLDEPTTGLDPRGRLDMWRVIGELVDDGTTVLLTTQYLEEADLLADRITVIDRGRVIARGSADELKTSIGGDRLTVTLAPGQDVQPALSVLAQVGIGEPSHEAGTDQASIVVGDGSRTMVEALRRLDDAGVCVVDADVHRPSLDDVFLSLTGKSASTPADRKSETDDVQEEILS from the coding sequence ATGAGTTTGGCGGTGGAGGTAGTCGGACTGGTCAAGCACTACGGCCGAATCCGGGTGCTGGACAACATCGATCTGCAGATACCGAGCGGGACCGTGATGGGGCTGCTCGGTCCCAACGGCGCGGGCAAGACCACGACCGTGCGCATCGTGACCACCCTGCTGCGCCCGGACACCGGTTCGGTCCGGGTGGCCGGTGTCGATGTGCTGCGCAATCCGGGCGCGGCGCGGCGGCGGATCGGGTTGTCCGGGCAGTACGCCGCGGTCGACGCGAACCTGTCCGGGTTCGAGAACCTGCGCATGGTGGCCCGGCTGTACGGGATGTCGCCGCGCCAGGCCAGTGCGCGGGCGGCCGAGCTGCTCGACGCGTTCGGGCTCGAGCACGCCGCCGACCGCAGGGCGGGCACGTACTCCGGCGGTATGGCGCGCCGGCTCGACCTGGCCGGGGCGCTGGTGGCCAAGCCCGCGGTGGTGGTGCTCGACGAGCCGACCACCGGGCTCGACCCGCGCGGCAGGCTCGACATGTGGCGCGTCATCGGCGAACTCGTCGACGACGGCACCACCGTGCTGCTCACCACGCAGTATCTGGAAGAGGCCGATCTGCTCGCGGACCGGATCACCGTGATCGACCGGGGGCGGGTGATCGCGCGCGGCTCGGCCGACGAGCTGAAGACCTCCATCGGCGGTGACCGGCTCACCGTCACGCTGGCCCCCGGCCAGGACGTGCAGCCCGCGCTGTCGGTGCTCGCGCAGGTCGGCATCGGCGAACCGAGCCACGAGGCGGGCACCGACCAGGCCTCGATCGTGGTCGGCGACGGCTCGCGCACCATGGTCGAGGCGCTGCGCAGGCTCGACGACGCGGGTGTCTGCGTGGTGGACGCCGACGTGCACCGGCCCAGCCTGGACGACGTATTCCTTTCTCTCACCGGAAAATCGGCCAGCACCCCGGCCGACCGGAAGTCCGAAACCGATGACGTACAAGAGGAGATCCTGTCGTGA